A window of Hevea brasiliensis isolate MT/VB/25A 57/8 chromosome 14, ASM3005281v1, whole genome shotgun sequence contains these coding sequences:
- the LOC131173186 gene encoding bifunctional dTDP-4-dehydrorhamnose 3,5-epimerase/dTDP-4-dehydrorhamnose reductase-like encodes MMAAVPKTNSTSGGQKPSLKFLIYGRTGWIGGMLGKLCEKQGIPYSYGKGRLENRSEILEDIQAVRPTHVFNAAGVTGRPNVDWCEFHKLETIRSNVVGALTLADVCKQHNLLMVNYTSGCIFDYDDSHPLGSGMGFTEEDVSNYSGSFFSLTKAMVDVLVRQYDNVCNLRLRMPISSDLDNPRNFIFKIRTYKRVVNIPNSMSVLDELIPISIEMAKRNLTGIWNFTNPGVVSHNEILEMYKTYVDPNFKWVNFTVEEQAKVIVASRCNNQLDAAKLKKEFPELLSIKDSLIKYVFKPNKKT; translated from the exons ATGATGGCAGCAGTGCCAAAAACCAACAGTACCTCCGGAGGACAGAAGCCAtcactgaaatttttgatttacgGAAGAACAGGTTGGATAGGGGGAATGCTTGGAAAGCTGTGCGAGAAGCAGGGAATACCTTACAGTTATGGAAAAGGTCGATTGGAGAACAGATCAGAGATCTTGGAAGATATTCAAGCTGTTAGGCCTACTCATGTGTTCAATGCTGCTGGAGTCACTGGTAGACCCAATGTGGATTGGTGTGAATTTCACAAGTTAGAGACAATTCGCAGCAATGTTGTTGGTGCTCTAACACTGGCTGACGTTTGCAAACAGCATAATCTTCTAATGGTGAACTATACTAGTGGTTGTATTTTCGATTATGATGATTCTCATCCTTTAGGATCAGGTATGGGATTCACTGAGGAAGACGTATCCAATTACTCTGgttctttcttttctttaacCAAAGCCATG GTTGATGTGCTTGTGAGACAATATGACAATGTTTGCAACCTTAGACTCAGAATGCCAATATCATCAGATCTGGACAATCCTCGCAACTTCATCTTTAAGATTAGAACATACAAAAGAGTTGTTAACATTCCAAACAGCATGAGTGTCTTGGACGAACTCATTCCAATTTCAATTGAGATGGCGAAGAGGAACCTGACAGGAATATGGAACTTCACAAACCCAGGCGTGGTGAGTCACAATGAGATTTTGGAGATGTATAAGACTTATGTGGATCCCAATTTCAAGTGGGTTAATTTCACAGTGGAAGAACAAGCCAAAGTTATTGTTGCCTCCCGCTGCAACAATCAATTGGATGCAGCTAAGTTGAAGAAAGAGTTTCCTGAGTTATTGTCCATTAAAGACTCACTCATTAAGTATGTCTTTAAACCCAACAAGAAAACTTAA